A genome region from Mesorhizobium sp. WSM2240 includes the following:
- a CDS encoding response regulator transcription factor yields the protein MIDDSKGEGRHRDDTPAKVRPLILIASQDLDFYLMLDHILRADDFRTALMDGADERARFSGENIFAIILDCRADSSFAADTYRQLKDDAAMRNILSIALLGPGAEQQHVELLKLGVDESFVRPIAPARLLLSLRARRSGVRPGYTSQEGRKPLVLGDLEMSLETYRVHRDGKEIHLGPIEFRLLRHLIKNPGRVFSRNELIASAWPKGVHVSPRTVDMHISRLRSSLTRVSKGDLIRTVRSAGYSLEEPESC from the coding sequence GTGATAGACGACAGCAAAGGCGAGGGGCGGCACCGGGATGACACGCCGGCCAAGGTTAGACCATTGATCCTGATTGCGTCGCAAGATCTGGATTTTTATCTGATGCTCGACCACATTCTACGAGCGGACGACTTCCGCACGGCACTGATGGATGGCGCTGACGAGCGCGCCAGGTTCTCAGGCGAAAACATTTTCGCAATCATTCTGGATTGCCGCGCCGACTCTTCCTTTGCCGCAGATACATACCGGCAGTTGAAGGACGATGCTGCGATGCGGAATATCTTGTCTATCGCACTTTTAGGACCTGGAGCGGAACAGCAGCATGTGGAGCTCTTGAAGCTCGGTGTCGATGAGAGCTTTGTCCGGCCGATAGCGCCCGCAAGGCTGCTGCTTTCCCTGCGCGCGCGACGATCAGGAGTGCGGCCCGGCTATACCAGCCAAGAGGGCAGGAAGCCTCTGGTCTTGGGTGACCTCGAAATGAGCCTAGAAACCTATCGTGTGCACCGCGACGGCAAAGAGATTCATCTGGGACCGATCGAGTTCAGGCTGCTGCGCCATCTGATTAAGAATCCGGGCCGCGTTTTCAGTCGCAACGAACTCATTGCCTCGGCTTGGCCAAAGGGAGTGCATGTCAGCCCCCGCACGGTCGATATGCATATCAGTCGACTACGAAGCTCCCTGACGCGCGTGTCGAAGGGCGACTTGATCCGCACGGTGAGATCAGCTGGCTATTCGCTCGAGGAACCGGAATCCTGCTGA
- a CDS encoding Ldh family oxidoreductase produces MSGPTEAFCRSALLAAGADEPTADAATKAMMHGSLLGVDSHGVRLLDHYVRVIGGGRVNPRPSVRISHGFGAVASLDADDGHGALGAYRGMEHAIGLARKFGVGAVSICNSSHFGAAGAFAMEAADSGLIGLAFCNSDSFVRLHGGAARFHGTNPIACAVPVAGDRPWLLDLATSAIPYNRVKLYASLRQRLPGGIASAADGFDTDDPERVKMLAPLGGEFGFKGAGLAGLAEIFSAVLSGMKLSAELLPMSGLDISTPRKLGAFMMALRPEAFVDRARFDDGMHRYLEMLRNSPARAGEKVMAPGDREWAQAERRARDGIPIDPETEEAFRRLAHRYGLALPFLRGRAPAGKDDNNSTRRRT; encoded by the coding sequence ATGAGCGGCCCGACCGAGGCCTTCTGCAGGTCCGCGCTGTTGGCCGCAGGCGCCGACGAGCCGACTGCGGACGCGGCGACGAAGGCAATGATGCACGGCTCGCTGCTTGGCGTGGACAGCCACGGCGTGCGGCTGCTCGACCACTACGTGCGCGTCATCGGAGGCGGGCGCGTCAACCCGCGTCCGTCAGTGCGCATTTCGCACGGGTTCGGCGCCGTCGCATCGCTCGACGCCGACGACGGCCACGGCGCGCTCGGCGCCTATCGCGGGATGGAACACGCAATCGGGTTGGCCAGAAAGTTCGGCGTCGGCGCCGTCTCTATCTGCAATTCCTCGCATTTCGGAGCCGCCGGCGCCTTCGCGATGGAAGCGGCAGATTCGGGCCTGATCGGCCTTGCATTCTGCAACTCCGACAGTTTCGTGCGGTTGCACGGTGGCGCTGCCCGTTTCCACGGCACCAACCCGATTGCCTGCGCAGTGCCGGTCGCGGGAGATCGCCCCTGGCTCCTCGACCTGGCGACGAGCGCGATCCCCTACAACCGAGTCAAACTCTATGCTTCGCTTCGCCAGCGCCTGCCGGGCGGCATTGCTTCGGCGGCGGACGGTTTCGACACGGACGATCCCGAACGTGTGAAGATGCTGGCGCCGCTCGGCGGCGAATTCGGCTTCAAGGGCGCCGGCCTTGCCGGACTAGCGGAAATTTTTAGCGCAGTGCTTTCGGGCATGAAGCTCAGCGCCGAGCTGCTACCAATGAGCGGCCTCGACATCTCCACACCCCGCAAGCTCGGCGCATTCATGATGGCTCTGAGGCCCGAAGCCTTCGTAGACCGCGCGAGATTCGACGACGGCATGCATCGCTATCTCGAAATGCTGCGAAACTCACCCGCGCGCGCGGGTGAGAAGGTGATGGCGCCCGGCGACCGCGAATGGGCGCAGGCGGAGCGCCGCGCGCGCGACGGCATTCCCATCGACCCCGAAACCGAGGAGGCATTTCGTCGGCTGGCGCATCGGTACGGCCTGGCGCTGCCATTTTTAAGGGGTCGGGCGCCAGCCGGAAAGGACGACAATAATTCAACAAGGAGGAGAACATGA
- a CDS encoding lytic transglycosylase domain-containing protein, translated as MATQPFIRSIAPLFAATILTSIGAIAPGAAHSSELAERSAAKAFLPVNGDANQGDAISADAVHEARWAKPQRDYALAESGRIVPAEDQVGKINTEPSPTPGGDEWPAPGQYYSDSFFLESASHDSPECGPSPATPEEITRLILEAAQRHKVDVGLALAIASAESRLDRLRNSPKGARGPMQLTPETAERFGVADICDPAANVDGGVRYLRELIEEFRNPLLVAAAYNAGEGRVREHGGIPPFKETVGYVAKVVNFQIGMDGAKPMAGARDAFVDDEQPASNVSGVITSRQRRQWVGGVMHF; from the coding sequence ATGGCGACACAGCCCTTCATCCGATCGATCGCACCGCTGTTTGCGGCGACAATTCTGACGAGCATAGGCGCTATCGCACCAGGCGCCGCGCATTCGTCCGAACTGGCTGAACGCTCGGCTGCCAAAGCCTTTCTGCCTGTCAATGGCGACGCAAATCAGGGTGATGCCATCTCGGCCGATGCCGTCCACGAGGCGCGCTGGGCAAAACCTCAGCGCGACTATGCCCTCGCAGAATCTGGCCGGATTGTTCCTGCAGAGGACCAGGTCGGCAAAATCAACACAGAGCCGTCTCCAACGCCTGGCGGCGACGAGTGGCCGGCGCCTGGACAATACTATTCTGATAGTTTTTTTCTGGAGAGCGCTTCGCACGACTCTCCCGAATGCGGGCCATCACCGGCGACGCCCGAGGAAATCACACGTCTGATCTTAGAAGCCGCACAACGCCACAAGGTCGATGTGGGTCTCGCGCTGGCGATCGCCAGCGCGGAGAGCCGACTCGACCGGTTGCGCAATTCGCCCAAGGGTGCACGCGGGCCGATGCAGCTGACGCCCGAAACGGCCGAACGGTTTGGTGTGGCCGACATCTGCGACCCTGCGGCAAATGTTGATGGCGGCGTCCGGTACCTGCGTGAACTCATCGAGGAGTTCCGCAATCCGCTTCTTGTGGCTGCCGCATACAACGCCGGCGAAGGGCGTGTACGCGAACATGGCGGGATTCCACCGTTCAAGGAGACCGTCGGCTATGTGGCGAAGGTCGTCAATTTCCAGATTGGGATGGACGGAGCCAAGCCAATGGCTGGCGCGCGCGACGCCTTCGTCGACGACGAGCAGCCGGCTTCGAATGTCAGCGGAGTTATCACCTCACGTCAGCGCCGGCAGTGGGTCGGCGGGGTCATGCATTTCTAG
- a CDS encoding VirB4 family type IV secretion system protein, translating to MLNVVIEELGFGREWRRERPMSTHIPYLRHVADTVIGLESGAILSVIKVDGLFFQTEDEAELNMRAAVQNTMIRALGSSRYSLWSTIIRKEVTPSIEGNFSDAFCDLLNTRYMAALHEKRMFANELYLTIVRSGMRGALGTAEAFSRLLDRSSGAEVRQQRLQERTNELEEVVGNITRELQKYGARPLGIVHREGQPYSEPCSFLNTILTCGISREMRLPRMGIRSYIGTSRLHFSKRTMQAQGPTEAENRFGAVLSIKEYPPFSGPGMLDGLLQMNHEFILTQSFTLADKPIAQERISRLQRQIRASDESGSTVETDIDFALDSLLNQEAVFGYHHFSLLCLSRDLAGLDKAVAELGSCLTDMNINWLREDLNMEASFWAQLPGNHSYIARSCMLSSANFSGFSSLHNFATGTATGNHWGLPISILETTSQTPYWFNFHQRDIGHFLVTGPTGSGKTVALTFLLAQAFRITPEPRAVFFDKDRGAEIFIRAVGGDYEVLQPGIATGFNPLQQENSAVNREFLHRLLKAMLDPADGTGFSQEEEDTLERAIGRICQEPVEQRTLANLSGLLMGRTRSDANDLQSRLRPWFEGERAWLFNASQDALSFSGRRIFGFDMTHILDNQDVRTPALMYLYHRLDELLTGEPVMIFMDEGWKLLQDPVFSSYIVDKMKTIRKLNGIVGFGTQSAADIARAPQSHTLIEQSATNLHFPNPRADEESYIRRFGLSAKEFSFIRNTPPERRTFLIKHVNDSVIARLDLSSMPDLVRVMSGRKETVELCAALRARLGDDPAKWLPEFCGWERSV from the coding sequence ATGCTGAACGTCGTCATCGAAGAGCTGGGATTTGGCCGGGAGTGGCGGCGCGAACGGCCGATGTCGACCCACATTCCCTATCTGCGGCACGTCGCCGATACGGTGATCGGCCTCGAGAGCGGCGCGATCCTTTCGGTGATCAAGGTGGACGGCCTGTTTTTCCAGACCGAGGACGAGGCCGAGCTCAACATGCGCGCCGCCGTTCAGAACACCATGATCCGGGCGCTAGGTTCAAGCCGCTATTCGCTTTGGTCGACGATCATTCGCAAGGAAGTCACGCCCTCGATAGAGGGAAACTTCTCCGACGCTTTCTGCGACCTTTTGAACACGCGCTATATGGCGGCGCTTCATGAGAAGCGCATGTTCGCCAACGAACTTTATCTGACGATCGTCCGTTCCGGCATGCGCGGTGCGCTTGGGACCGCCGAGGCTTTCTCACGACTTCTCGATCGATCCTCCGGCGCCGAGGTTCGACAACAGCGTTTACAAGAACGAACCAACGAGCTCGAAGAGGTTGTCGGCAACATCACGCGTGAGCTCCAGAAGTACGGGGCGCGGCCGCTCGGGATCGTTCATCGCGAAGGCCAGCCCTATTCGGAGCCATGCTCGTTCCTCAACACAATCCTCACCTGCGGCATCTCGCGAGAGATGCGACTGCCGCGAATGGGTATCCGAAGCTATATCGGGACGTCGCGGCTGCATTTCTCGAAGAGGACGATGCAGGCGCAGGGTCCGACGGAAGCCGAGAACCGTTTCGGGGCTGTCCTGTCGATCAAGGAGTACCCGCCATTTTCGGGGCCGGGAATGCTCGACGGGCTCCTGCAGATGAACCACGAGTTCATCCTGACGCAATCCTTCACTCTTGCTGACAAACCGATCGCACAGGAGCGGATCTCGCGTTTGCAACGCCAGATCCGCGCATCCGATGAATCCGGCAGCACGGTGGAGACCGATATCGACTTCGCGCTGGACAGTCTGCTGAACCAGGAGGCGGTCTTCGGCTATCACCATTTCAGTCTGCTGTGCCTCTCGCGAGACCTGGCTGGCCTCGACAAGGCCGTCGCCGAACTCGGCTCATGCCTCACCGACATGAACATCAACTGGCTGCGCGAGGACCTCAACATGGAGGCATCCTTCTGGGCTCAGCTGCCGGGTAACCATTCCTACATCGCGCGTTCGTGCATGCTGTCCAGCGCCAATTTCTCCGGCTTCTCGTCGCTGCACAACTTTGCGACCGGGACAGCCACCGGCAACCATTGGGGGTTGCCGATCTCCATTCTCGAGACGACCTCCCAAACGCCGTACTGGTTCAACTTCCACCAGCGCGACATCGGTCACTTCCTGGTGACGGGGCCAACCGGCTCCGGAAAGACCGTGGCGCTCACATTCCTGCTCGCGCAGGCCTTCCGCATTACGCCCGAGCCTCGGGCGGTATTCTTCGACAAGGACCGCGGCGCCGAGATCTTCATTCGCGCTGTCGGCGGCGACTACGAGGTGCTCCAGCCGGGCATCGCCACAGGGTTCAACCCGCTGCAGCAGGAAAACAGCGCGGTCAACCGCGAGTTTCTGCACCGGCTGCTGAAAGCCATGCTCGATCCCGCCGATGGCACTGGCTTTTCCCAGGAGGAAGAGGATACGCTGGAGCGAGCGATCGGCCGCATCTGCCAGGAACCGGTCGAACAACGTACGCTTGCCAATCTGTCCGGCCTATTGATGGGCCGGACTAGATCCGACGCAAATGATCTGCAGTCACGCCTGCGCCCTTGGTTCGAGGGGGAGAGGGCTTGGCTCTTCAATGCGTCACAGGATGCGCTGTCGTTCTCGGGTCGTCGAATCTTCGGCTTCGACATGACCCATATCCTCGACAATCAGGACGTGCGCACGCCGGCCTTGATGTATCTTTACCACCGGCTCGATGAGCTTCTCACCGGCGAGCCGGTCATGATCTTCATGGATGAGGGCTGGAAGCTTCTCCAGGATCCTGTCTTCTCCAGCTACATCGTCGACAAGATGAAGACGATCCGAAAGCTGAACGGGATCGTCGGATTCGGCACCCAGTCGGCGGCGGACATTGCGCGAGCGCCGCAGTCGCACACGCTGATCGAACAATCCGCGACCAATCTGCACTTCCCCAATCCGCGCGCGGATGAGGAGAGTTACATCCGCCGCTTCGGCCTATCGGCCAAAGAATTCTCGTTTATCCGCAACACGCCGCCTGAGCGACGGACCTTCCTCATCAAGCACGTCAACGACTCCGTGATTGCCCGCCTTGATCTCTCCTCGATGCCGGACCTGGTGCGCGTCATGTCGGGGCGTAAGGAGACGGTCGAACTGTGCGCCGCGCTTCGTGCGCGCCTCGGCGACGATCCGGCGAAATGGCTGCCGGAGTTCTGCGGATGGGAGCGCTCAGTATGA
- a CDS encoding SDR family oxidoreductase: protein MGSRLAGKRAFVTGAGQGIGRAVTLAFAEEGALVVAASRTFAKMDDLPGLSGRIHPLALDVTDAAAVRKAAENAGRIDILFNCAGWVHNGTILDTDQDDWSRSFDQNVTSMFHTIRAVLPDMLERGSGSIVNVASVASSITGVANRAAYGASKAAVIGLTKAVARDFITSGVRCNALCPGTTASPSLEERIGATADPEKTRRLFIERQPMGRLGKPEEIAAAAIYLASDESAFTTGTVMAVDGGQTL, encoded by the coding sequence ATGGGGAGCCGCCTTGCGGGCAAACGCGCGTTCGTGACGGGTGCAGGCCAGGGCATAGGCCGCGCCGTCACACTTGCGTTCGCGGAGGAAGGCGCCTTGGTGGTCGCGGCGAGCAGAACGTTCGCCAAGATGGACGACCTCCCGGGGTTGTCAGGCCGCATCCACCCGCTCGCGCTGGACGTGACGGATGCCGCGGCCGTCAGAAAGGCGGCGGAAAATGCCGGCAGGATCGACATCCTCTTCAACTGCGCCGGATGGGTCCACAACGGCACGATACTCGATACGGACCAGGACGACTGGTCCAGGAGCTTCGATCAGAACGTCACCTCGATGTTTCACACGATCCGCGCTGTGCTTCCCGACATGCTGGAGCGCGGTTCAGGCTCGATCGTGAATGTCGCGTCCGTTGCCTCCAGCATCACCGGCGTGGCGAACCGGGCCGCATACGGCGCCAGCAAGGCGGCAGTCATCGGGCTGACGAAGGCGGTAGCGCGCGACTTCATCACGAGCGGGGTGCGCTGCAATGCGCTTTGCCCAGGCACCACTGCCTCGCCCTCGCTGGAGGAGCGTATCGGGGCGACGGCTGACCCTGAGAAAACACGGCGGTTGTTTATCGAGAGGCAGCCGATGGGCCGGCTTGGCAAACCCGAGGAGATTGCGGCGGCGGCTATCTATCTCGCCAGCGACGAGTCAGCCTTTACGACGGGAACCGTCATGGCGGTGGACGGAGGCCAGACGCTGTGA
- a CDS encoding LuxR family transcriptional regulator — MSSAILDTLRTATDTATAVEVVRNAFNVHAVYHLANTPTGNVDSPFVRTTYPAAWVSRYLLGSYVKVDPIVRAGLERVLPFDWSEVSVTPEALPMMRDAEEHGLGTSGYTIPVIDRLGRRALFSVNATFSGEDWREFIQANQAMLIEVAHVIHQIALREIYGDTEPPRLTAREREVLTWTARGKDYKAIAQIIGISHHTTKAYLKSARYKLDCTSNAQAVAKATSLRLISD, encoded by the coding sequence ATGTCTTCAGCGATTCTTGATACTCTTCGCACTGCCACCGATACGGCCACTGCCGTCGAGGTCGTTCGGAATGCATTCAATGTGCACGCCGTCTACCATCTTGCGAATACGCCGACCGGCAACGTCGATTCCCCATTCGTGCGAACCACATATCCGGCCGCCTGGGTTTCAAGGTATCTGCTGGGAAGTTACGTCAAAGTTGACCCGATTGTCAGAGCCGGATTGGAGCGCGTTCTTCCGTTTGACTGGTCCGAAGTGAGCGTGACCCCAGAAGCGCTGCCGATGATGCGGGACGCCGAGGAGCATGGTCTCGGCACTTCCGGTTATACTATTCCAGTGATTGACCGGCTCGGGCGCAGAGCGCTGTTTTCTGTCAACGCCACGTTCAGTGGGGAAGATTGGCGTGAATTCATCCAGGCCAACCAGGCCATGCTGATCGAGGTTGCACATGTTATTCACCAGATCGCGCTGAGAGAAATCTACGGCGACACCGAACCGCCGCGGCTCACCGCGCGCGAGCGCGAGGTTCTGACCTGGACAGCGCGCGGCAAGGACTACAAGGCCATCGCTCAGATTATCGGGATCTCGCACCACACCACGAAGGCCTATTTGAAGTCAGCGCGCTACAAACTTGATTGCACGAGCAATGCGCAGGCCGTCGCCAAGGCAACTTCGCTGCGGCTCATTTCCGATTAA
- a CDS encoding TrbC/VirB2 family protein: protein MNNLPYCLAARPTSLASVFAAVTFICLVLAEPAFAQSSGPFAPLETAVQMIVDFITGPFGRLLAIIAVIALGFLAFAGRLSWFTAGAVVLGIGLVFGAPAIVDQMIAAVGQ from the coding sequence ATGAACAATCTTCCTTATTGCCTCGCCGCAAGACCCACATCGCTGGCAAGCGTGTTCGCCGCGGTCACGTTCATCTGCCTCGTGCTGGCAGAGCCGGCCTTCGCGCAGTCCTCGGGTCCGTTCGCGCCACTGGAGACGGCTGTGCAGATGATCGTGGATTTCATCACCGGGCCCTTCGGGCGGTTGCTCGCGATCATCGCCGTCATCGCGCTCGGCTTTCTAGCATTCGCGGGACGTCTCTCATGGTTCACCGCCGGCGCCGTGGTGCTTGGCATCGGTCTCGTCTTCGGCGCGCCGGCGATCGTCGACCAGATGATCGCAGCCGTAGGCCAATAA
- a CDS encoding VirB3 family type IV secretion system protein, translating into MAEFTDETPQLTPLVIGLTRPPMMWGIPLTAFYIIVGVTLIAFLVSTSFWSALIAPLTYLALFAFCSRDIRILDLAQIAGRRTPRTPNRVFWRTNSYGP; encoded by the coding sequence ATGGCTGAGTTCACCGACGAGACACCTCAGCTGACGCCGCTGGTGATCGGACTGACGCGGCCACCGATGATGTGGGGAATACCGCTGACCGCCTTCTACATCATCGTCGGCGTCACTTTGATCGCCTTCCTGGTCTCGACCAGCTTCTGGTCGGCGCTGATCGCTCCGCTGACCTACCTCGCTCTGTTCGCATTCTGCAGCCGCGACATCCGCATCCTCGACCTTGCCCAGATCGCCGGCCGCCGCACGCCGCGGACCCCGAACCGGGTGTTCTGGCGCACCAACTCCTACGGACCATGA
- a CDS encoding GntR family transcriptional regulator: protein MVRRAAARDSETEPVAGSSPRLYQRLFRILAGQIDHGTLPVGVPLTETSLAARFGISRAPVRRALTELVEAGLVEKATPRGYAVKSDRKATSTESWHDEKGETADRKLVSMPSWERIYGDVESEIIARISFASWRVNEAELARHYRVSRTVARDVIGRLQQRGVVQKDDRSRWFAPGLTPVHVGELYELRWLLEPVALIKAAPNIPKPVLEEVRDNLLEAIAHASNVTGTTLDHREHDLHVVLLGYCGNPTLMQAITLHQSLLIAHRFLYRWTSRLFETEPFLPEHLQVLDRLKAGHVKDAAKALESHLKDSRERAIARIEVIASGSQPDPLSYLERVSLSGTERAHNSQAVGWNGGRGLF, encoded by the coding sequence ATGGTGAGAAGAGCCGCCGCTCGCGACAGCGAAACGGAACCCGTAGCCGGTTCGTCCCCGCGGCTTTACCAGCGCCTGTTCAGGATACTTGCCGGCCAGATCGACCACGGAACGCTGCCCGTCGGGGTGCCGCTGACGGAGACTTCGCTCGCCGCGCGTTTTGGGATCAGCCGGGCGCCGGTCCGGCGCGCCCTCACGGAACTCGTTGAGGCAGGGCTGGTCGAAAAGGCCACGCCTAGGGGATATGCGGTCAAGAGCGATCGCAAGGCAACAAGCACCGAATCCTGGCATGACGAAAAGGGCGAAACTGCGGATCGCAAACTGGTTTCGATGCCGAGCTGGGAGCGGATCTATGGCGACGTGGAAAGCGAGATCATCGCGCGGATATCATTTGCCTCCTGGCGCGTGAACGAGGCCGAACTCGCTCGCCACTACAGGGTGAGCCGGACCGTCGCCCGCGACGTGATCGGGCGCCTCCAGCAACGTGGCGTGGTGCAGAAGGACGACCGCTCACGCTGGTTCGCGCCGGGCCTGACGCCCGTTCACGTCGGAGAACTTTATGAGTTGCGCTGGCTGCTAGAGCCGGTCGCGCTGATCAAGGCCGCGCCGAACATTCCAAAACCCGTTCTTGAGGAAGTGCGAGACAATCTCCTCGAGGCAATCGCGCATGCTTCCAATGTGACCGGTACGACGCTCGACCACCGGGAGCACGACCTTCATGTTGTGTTGCTCGGCTACTGCGGCAACCCGACTCTGATGCAGGCGATCACGCTTCATCAGTCGCTACTGATCGCGCATCGGTTCCTCTACCGCTGGACCTCGCGGCTGTTCGAGACGGAGCCGTTTCTCCCCGAACATCTGCAAGTGCTCGACCGGCTGAAGGCGGGGCATGTCAAGGACGCGGCAAAGGCGCTTGAAAGCCACCTTAAGGATTCGCGGGAGCGTGCGATCGCCCGTATCGAAGTGATAGCCAGCGGCTCGCAGCCTGACCCGCTCAGCTATCTGGAGCGGGTTTCACTCTCCGGAACCGAAAGAGCTCACAATTCACAGGCGGTCGGCTGGAACGGTGGTCGCGGTCTTTTCTAG
- a CDS encoding acyl-homoserine-lactone synthase, which yields MIIVIQAHEYRLQSHLLDQMFRLRKKVFYDKLGWDVSVRGEWERDSYDELGPAYLLWVDREARVVYGAIRLLPTTGPTLLYDVFRRTFPDRVDLVAPGIWEGTRMCVDEALLQRDHPGTEAGHAFCLLLLALCEVALAHGIHTMVSNYEPHLKRIYQKAGAELDELGRADGYGMRPVCCGAFEVSKRILTAMRKKLGVKEALYQGPGGEVRTKAVQNCPRDRAKHWRRGAGRLLARDDLLAEA from the coding sequence ATGATCATCGTAATACAGGCACATGAATATCGGCTGCAAAGCCATCTGCTCGACCAGATGTTCCGGCTTCGGAAGAAAGTCTTTTACGACAAGCTCGGCTGGGATGTTTCGGTTCGCGGGGAGTGGGAGCGCGATTCCTATGACGAGCTGGGACCGGCTTATCTGCTTTGGGTCGATCGCGAGGCTAGGGTGGTCTATGGCGCAATCCGGCTTCTGCCAACCACAGGCCCAACACTGCTTTACGATGTGTTTCGCCGGACATTTCCTGACCGTGTTGATCTCGTAGCTCCGGGCATTTGGGAAGGTACCCGGATGTGCGTTGATGAGGCGCTACTGCAACGCGATCATCCCGGCACCGAAGCGGGACATGCATTCTGCCTGCTGCTGTTGGCGCTGTGCGAAGTGGCCTTGGCGCACGGTATCCACACGATGGTGTCAAACTACGAACCGCATCTCAAACGCATCTATCAGAAAGCAGGGGCAGAGCTCGACGAGCTCGGCCGAGCAGATGGGTACGGGATGCGGCCCGTATGCTGCGGCGCTTTTGAGGTGTCGAAACGCATTCTCACGGCTATGCGGAAAAAACTTGGGGTTAAGGAGGCCCTTTACCAAGGCCCGGGCGGGGAAGTTCGCACGAAGGCGGTGCAGAACTGCCCCAGGGACCGAGCAAAGCACTGGCGCCGCGGTGCCGGGCGGCTCCTGGCGAGGGATGACCTGCTTGCCGAGGCTTAG
- a CDS encoding thermonuclease family protein, with protein sequence MTMPVIRPGLAVLLATALPGLAHSADMAADSGKAIAYRTSKANTGIPSTVSGRVSVIDGRTLWFPHAGHMVRLASLDACELPQWSYDPRRYGETMIPKPVPCGPLAKAWLKRIAGSATVKCAVQFRDGDSQLVGRCTAGRRDLALEMLRVGWARIEPASPAPSEYQHWQRYAMSARHGMWATYVLDMDEWRAKAIDRTLARRPIADFNLLAERESEISPPFEDARKRPRRTDR encoded by the coding sequence ATGACGATGCCGGTTATCCGACCTGGCCTGGCAGTCCTGCTCGCAACCGCCCTGCCCGGTTTGGCTCATTCGGCCGATATGGCGGCCGACTCTGGAAAAGCTATCGCCTACCGCACGTCAAAAGCAAATACCGGCATCCCTTCGACTGTTTCCGGGCGTGTTTCGGTCATCGATGGGCGGACGCTCTGGTTTCCCCATGCCGGTCATATGGTCCGGCTCGCCTCGCTCGATGCGTGCGAGTTGCCGCAATGGTCCTACGATCCAAGGCGGTACGGAGAGACCATGATCCCCAAGCCGGTACCCTGCGGTCCTTTGGCGAAAGCGTGGCTCAAACGGATCGCCGGCAGCGCCACCGTGAAATGCGCCGTCCAATTCCGCGACGGCGATAGCCAGCTTGTCGGGCGCTGCACCGCCGGCCGACGTGATCTTGCACTCGAGATGCTGCGCGTCGGCTGGGCCCGTATCGAACCCGCCTCCCCTGCCCCGTCAGAGTATCAACATTGGCAGCGCTACGCGATGAGCGCCCGGCATGGCATGTGGGCAACGTACGTCCTCGACATGGACGAATGGCGCGCGAAGGCGATCGACCGGACGCTGGCGCGCCGGCCGATCGCGGATTTCAACCTGCTTGCTGAGCGCGAGAGCGAGATTTCGCCGCCGTTCGAAGACGCCCGAAAGCGTCCGCGGCGGACGGACCGATAG
- a CDS encoding thermonuclease family protein yields MRRLALLPLLAIAAAPASAAEGYFDLQPGVTLESGDSWIDGGTRLRLYGVQACLRGTFYTDRFGFRRDCGEASLAVLAAYVADAKPRCARIARSRDTVLVSCFVVIGSDRLDLASLMISSGFAFASLDANGLPYHPAYAVVEQTAREKGAGLWQFDDVQHPAILLGQSAGQRRTAP; encoded by the coding sequence ATGAGACGCCTTGCCCTTCTTCCGTTGCTGGCCATCGCCGCCGCACCAGCGAGCGCCGCGGAAGGATATTTCGACCTACAACCCGGTGTGACGCTCGAAAGCGGCGACAGCTGGATCGACGGAGGCACACGCTTGCGGCTCTATGGTGTACAGGCGTGTCTTCGCGGAACGTTTTACACCGACAGGTTCGGCTTCCGCCGTGACTGTGGAGAAGCCTCGCTTGCCGTTCTTGCCGCCTATGTCGCTGACGCGAAACCCCGATGCGCGCGCATCGCACGATCGCGCGACACGGTCCTTGTCTCCTGCTTCGTGGTTATCGGGTCTGATAGGCTGGACCTTGCCAGTCTGATGATCTCATCCGGCTTCGCGTTCGCCTCACTCGACGCAAATGGTCTGCCGTATCACCCAGCCTATGCCGTCGTGGAACAGACCGCGCGGGAAAAGGGCGCCGGCCTTTGGCAGTTCGACGATGTCCAGCATCCCGCGATCCTGCTTGGCCAGTCTGCTGGCCAAAGGAGGACTGCGCCATGA